Genomic window (Granulicella arctica):
CACCGAGGTTCTTACCTGGATAGAAGCTGAAGCACCCGGCAACTCCGAATGAACCTGCCTTCTGCCCGTTGTACTCGGCGCCGTGAGCCTGGCAGGCATCCTCGACGACCGCAAGACCATGGCGATCTGCGATAGCGATGATTTGGCTCATGGCGGCGACTTGGCCATAAAGATCAACCGGAATGATGGCGCGAGTTCGTGGGGTAATGGCGGCTTCGATGAGGTCGGGATCCATCGTGTAATAGACCGGATCAATATCGATGAAGACCGGAGTGGCACCCACAGCAGTGATCGCCTCCGCGGTGGCGATGAAGGTGTGTGCGACTGTGATCACTTCATCGCCAGGTCCAACACCAAGCGAGGCGAGGACAAGCTGAAGCGCTGCTGTGCCGCTATTCAGTGCGATGCAATGCGTGGTGCCGGTATAGGCTGCGAACTCCTGTTCGAAGCGAACGACCTCCGGTCCGAGAACGAACGTAGAGTCGCGAAGCACTCTCTCGAAGACGCTGCGCAACTCATCCTCGATTCCAGAGTGGAGACTATGCAGGTCGACAAACGGGACTTTCATGACCTCTCCAATCGTCGTACGTGGCGGGCGGGATTTCCGGCCACAATGGTATTTGGCGGAACGCTGCGGGTGACGACGCTTCCGGCACCGACGATCGCATCTTCACCGATGGTGATGCCGCACAGGATAGTGCTGCCGGTGCCAATGGATGCGCCACGTCTGACCTCCGTGCCGACGACCTGCCAATCAGCCTCGGTTTGAGACCGGCCCGAGGCAGTGGTGGCGCGGGGATAGCGATCGTTGATGAACGAGACATTGTGGCCGATGAAGACGTCGTCTTCGATTTGCACGCCTTCGCAGATAAAGGTATGACTCGACACCTTCACGTTTCGTCCAAGGGTGACGTTCTTCTGAATCTCGACGAAGGCGCCTATTTTGCTGTTATCGCCGATCGAACAACCGTAGAGATTAACGAAGGCGAAGAGACGAACGTTTTCACCCAGGATGACGTCGTTTGCGATCCGGCTGTACTCCGGCATCGCCGCGGACCGCGATTGGAGAGCGAGGGCGGAGAGTTCGGGGCCGGCTTCCAGAGTCTGAGGCATCTAGGCGGCTCCCTGGCTCAGCATGAGATCGGAGGCCTCGAGTTCAACAAGCTTGCCGCGCTGCTTCATGGAACGCGAGGCGCACTCTAAAATTTCAACGATGCGCAGACCTGCCTGGCCGCCAGTAAGCGGTTCTTTGCCGGTCTGGATGCAGTCGAGGAAGTGTTGTATTTCGACCTTCAGAGCTTCAGAGACGTCAAGTTGCGGAGCAAACATATCGCCAGATCGATAGCCTACGAGGGCTTTGTAGAGGGAATCGGTGCCGCTATTAAGAGTGATGCCCTTGTCGTAGATCTTGACCTTCTCACTCGGTTCCATATCGTCGTAGACGATCATCTGCTTGCTGCCGCCGACGAGAGTGCGGCGAACTTTGACCGGCGAGAGCCAATTGACGTTAAGGTGCGCAATAAGATTGCCCTCAAAAAACATGGTGATGTAGGCAAGGTTTTCGGTGCCGCCGAACTGGTGGTTGATACCTGTAGCGGAGACGGCGCAGGGACCGGAGGGAAGTATGTAGTCCATGATTGCGAGGTCATGTACGGCAAGATCCCAGATGACATCGACATCCCTCTGAAAGAGCCCGAGATTGATGCGGGTGGAATCGTAGTAGAGGATGTCGCCGAGCTTGCCAGAGGTGACAATCTCCTTCATCTTGCGAACGGCCCCAGTGTAGACAAAGGTGTGATCTACCATGAGCGTCAGGTTGCGGCGTGCCGCTTCATCGATGAGGCGCCGAGCCTGCTCTGAGGTGGAGGTCATCGGTTTTTCGAGCATGACATGCTTGCCGCTGCGCAAGGCCCGGAGCGCAAGATCGAAGTGGGTCGAGACGGGGGTCGCAATCGCGATCGCATCAATCGCTGGGTTATCGAATAGATCTTGAACATCCGTAGTTGTCTCAACGGACGGATAGCGGCTGGTCACTTCAGCCAGTCGTTCTGTTCGCATGTCGCTGACTGCAACGACGCGAGCTTGAGGAACTTCAAAGAGATTTCTTACGAGGTTTGGCCCCCAGTAGCCGTAACCGATTACGCCGAACTTGATCATGTTCACTCCAATAGCTACGAAAGCAGAGGTGGTCCACAGAAGGTCGGGATCGCTCAGTCTGCATCCGTGATGGCTGGAGTTGAAGCACGTCTGTGACCAAAGTCCAAAGAGTCACTGGTAGCGCTGATTCGGTCGCGACGAGCGCAACTCTTCGGTTGTTCTCACTTTTATCGCCTGGGGTGGTGCGACCGAAAGATGTCGTTTCACGAGACAACGACTTGCACAGTGCGCAAAACGGTGCAGAATCTGCAGCAGCATCTGGGTCACGCCGAGAAGTTTCATTCGTTGGAGTTCCGGAGTTAAAGCCCGAGTCGCGCAACCATCTCCGCATTGGCCACTCATGTGCACTGTATTTGAGCGAGGTCCTGGACGAACGAATGATTTTCTTGGCTAAACAACGGTTGAGCATGCTGGCGGCTCTTCTATTTGCTGCGGGAACCTGCTGCGATGCACAAAATGCAGCGATCGCCACAGCAGATTCTTCACAGCCAGTAGAGGCCAGTCACCGTGCTGAGCCGTCAACTGACAGCGGTCCTACGATCCCGAGCCAGTTGTTTTCCGGAGAGACGTCACACTTTGCCTTGGGAATCGCGGATGTAATTCATGTGAGCGTATGGAAGAACCCGGAGCTCTCACAGAGCGTGATGATCGGTCCGGACGGATTCGTGTCATTACCACTTCTGGGCGACATCCACGTCGCCGGGATGACGGCGGATGCACTGGCGCGCATGTTGACGACCCGGCTCTCCGCCTACGTGGTGAGCGCCCAGGTAACGGTGAGCGTTGTCGATATTAGAAGCCGCCAGGTGTTTGTAACCGGACAGGTTGGAAAGCCGGGTGGCTATGCATTGATCGTACCGACGACAATTCTGCAATTGATTGCAGAGGCAGGCGGCCTTAACGCCTTTGCCGAACGCAAAAATATTCTCATCCTAAGAAAGAATGAGCGATTGAAATTCAACTATGTAAGTGCGATCCACGGAGACCTAAAGCAGAATATACCTCTACAACCCGGTGATACGGTCATCGTTCCATAGGAGGAACAGTGCATCACCTATGTCGTAGAGTTCTTCTCTTACTTGGCTTCTTAGGCTGTTTCTGTAACGCCGTTGTGTCTGGGCAGCAGACAACACAGACGTCGACGAGCACGACTGTGGCGGATGCCGATGAGCATCTGACTGCAGCTACAGGCCCAGTAGACGTGATCCAAGGGAATGAAGAGTACCAGCCACCGGTATACGCGACGGCTCTGGACGGAAGCGGCTTGATCTCCATGCGAGACTCCCAGCATGTCCGCTTGTTCTATGGCGCGACGGTTGCGGGCGGGTGGGATAGTGCGCCAAGTGGCCAGGCAGGGGACACGCCTCTGGCGTTCTACACGGTGAGTCCCTCCGTAGGCTTGCAGATCAACCGTGCTCGCCTGCAGACCGTTATTCAATATCAAAGAACGATGACTGGCTATAGCTCGAGTTCCTATACCAATCAAGCGGTGAATGTTGCGTCAGTCAAGCTGGTCGGTACAGAGAGTGAACGTCTGCAGTGGGGATTCAAGATGTCGGAAAGCTCTGGCAATGACGCAACACGCTTCCTGGCCCCACAGCAGACCGTAGCGGTGGGTGGTGTATCTGCTGTAGATCCAGGTTCTTCACTCTATCTGCAGAACGCAGGAAACACGACGTACCTGGATGCGGGCGCAGATGTTCGGTACCGCACCAGCGAACGCGGCGCACTGGTTGCGCAAATCGACAGTGTCTACAGCCGCTACTCCGGGCTCCAGCAGACCAATGGGCTTACGTCGGCTATCTTCAGCTACGAGCGGACTGTGAGACCAGCCCTGACGATCGACGGTTATGGGCAAGTATCGCGCTACTACGGCAACATCAGTTGTTCGAGCTTTGGCATCGGGATGGGACTGAAATGGGAGCGGAATCAGCGAGAGTCGCTCACGCTGAGTGGAGGACCCCAACTCAATACCACTGCCTGCGAGAAACAGCAGGGCGTCAATTTCAGTGCTAACTTCAGTATGGCTCTGACGGGTCGCTCCCACATGTATGTACTAGCATCTCGCCAGCCAGCTACTTCCTATATCGGCCCGGGCTTATGGCAGACCAGCGTTGCCGCGGGCTACCAGCGCCAGATTGGAAATCGGGGATCGTTAAATGTTGATTTGGGACGATTGGATAGTGAGGCCTCTGCTTTGACTTCTTCGTACCGAGGGACGTACGTGGCGTGTGTCTACAACCGCCAGCTCAGGTCGGAGCTGAACGCCTCGCTGAGCTATCGCGGTTATCTCGGCGAGGGCGACGGAGCTAACGTTCAGCGCAATGTAGTCCTGCTATCCCTCTCCTGGTCACCTACGACGGGGCACATCTTTCGTTAAGAGATAAGTTGCACGGAGCACTCTATGGATCATCGACAAGCATCGGACAATCCGCCTGGCCTCTCTCTTGGGCAGCATATGGCCACGATCAAGGACGCTGGGGCGATGCTGATCCTGGCATCCAGCGTAATGGCATTCATCGGCACAGTCGGCGTTTCGCTGGTCCCCAACGTCTATCGAGCGACTACGACGATCCTTGTAGATCCACAGAAGATTCCGGAACGTTATGTTTCTTCGACGGTGACCTCTGATCCAAATGGCAGGATGAATACCTTATCGCAGCAAGTATTGAGCACCTCACGGCTTCAGGAGATTGTCGACAAAGATAATCTCTACCCGCAATGGCGGGCGACACACTCCCGGGAGGAGGTTCTGGACTACATGCGGGAGCACACGAAGATCGAGCTCAAACAAAGCCCCGAACCGGAGCAGGGCCTGAGCAGCTTCAGCATCGCATATGAGGACAAAGACAGGGCCTTAGTTGCAAAGATTGCGAACGATTTGGCAAGCAGCTTCATCGACTGGAACCTTAAGGCGCGTCAACAACAGGCACTTGGGACGACGCAGTTCCTCTCGAGCGAGTTGGAACAAGCCAAGGAGAGCCTGGAGAAGCAGGAAGCACAACTCGAGCAGTTTCGGAGAGGACATGCAGGGGCGACTCCGGATCAATTGGGCGGAAACATTCAGGCACTCTCACGTCTGCAAACTGAGGAGCAGGCCAACCTTGATGCGATCAGCCGGCTTGATCAGGAACGCATCATGCTCACACAAGCCAAGCCCCCGGAGCAGCGCGATCCGGCCGCCCTGACAGAACGCGGTCGACTGATGGTTGAACGACGCCGTCTTGAGACAGAACGATGGAACTTGAAGAGGCAGTTCACCGATACCTATCCTGATGTGATCGCAGTCAACGCTCAGCTAAAGGCATTGGATGTCCGGCTGGCTGGCATGCCTGAAGATCCGGTCGGCACGGCGTCTGCGCTAGACCCGAACGCGGAGCTTCGACTCTCCCTGATCGACAAAGAGATGCAGAGACGCCGCGAGATGGAGGCGTCGATGAGCAGCCAGGGTAACTCGTATCAAGCTAAAGTCGATTCTGTTCCGGTGCTCGAAACACAGCTTGCGGAGCTAACGCGAAACTATGAGGCGTCGCGTCAGAACTACCAGTCCCTGCTCGACAAGACCTTTTCGGCGGGAATGTCGGAGCAGTTGGAGCGGAAGCAGCAGGCCGAGCGCTTTACGGTTCTAGACTTTGCGAAGGCACCCGAGAAGCCCATAAGGCCGAAGCGCCTTCCGCTGTTCGCAATTGTCCTGCTGGCAGCGCTGATCATTCCTGCAGGAATCACTGTCGGGTTACAAATACTGAACGGGACAGTGAAATCCGAGGTCGAGCTGAAGACTATGCTGCCCTTCAAGATTCCAGTGTTGGGATCCATTCCGCCGATTGACAGCCATTTTGATATTCGTCATCGACGACTGCGGAGCATTCAATTGCTGACGGTCTCCGCACTCACGTGCGGATTGCTGGTGATATTCCTTCTAAAGACGAGGCCAATCCTGTGAATTCCGCGATAGAGATTACGCGTGGTATGTCTGAGCGTAGAGTTGACGGCATGGCGTTTCCTGTCCTTGGCTGGCACGACATCAAGCTGGAGCCTGCTAGAAATTCCAAGCTGGTTTATGTTACCGAGCCTGAGGGTCTAGCCGTCGAACAATACAAAATTCTTCGCGGGCGACTCTGCACCATGCGGCCCAAGGGTGGTGTGATGCTTGTGACCAGCCCGGGGCCGGGGGAGGGAAAGACGCTGACCTCCGTCAACTTAGCTTGGAGCCTTGCTGCGGCCGGACAGACGACGTGCCTTGTAGACCTTGACTTCAGGGCGCCAGGGGTTGGCCGCACTATAGATTATGTGTTCGAGGTCGACGGCGTTGAAGATGTGCTTCTTGGCAGACGCAGTGTGGCGCAGTCTTTGCGTCACTTCGGCCCAGCGTCGCCCTACATTCTAGGGATCGTGCAGCGTCGTGCATCGCCGGGACAGTTCCTGTCTCCTGCGCTGCTCACCCCACTCTTCGATGAGCTTCGGACGATGTTTCAGTGGGTCATCCTGGACTTTGCCCCGGTGATTCCGATGGCCGATGTTGCCGAGGTCATCTCCGCGGTAGATGGAGCGTTGATGGTGGCGCGTGTAAAGAGGACGAGCAAGGCTCTTGTCGATCCGGCCCTGGAGGTGCTCGGATCTAAGCTCTGGGGAGTAGTTGTCAACGACTCGCCCATCGATGGCAGCTCATACTACGGGTATTATGGCAAACAGTCCTCATCGAAACTATAGGCCGCCGTGTCCTTTTGACACGACCGCAGTTCCTTTCAGGCGAGGGAGAGAACACATGTCCTACCTGGGACTGCGATATGTCACTATGCTTTCTCTTATATTTGCAAGTTTCCCGGCCATGTCGGTTCGTGCGCACGCTCAGATGCACGCCCACTCGGCTCCCCCAGCGGTGAGCGCCAGTCAGTCCAGGGATGCAGTCGCTACAAAGGACGTGCCTCCCGGAGTAATTCGGATCTACTTCATTGCGGCGGAAGAGGTGGACTGGGACTACTCCCCGAAGGGCAAGAATCTGGCCGGGGTACCGCATACCGAGAATGAGGATGATGAGTCCGGCGGCAGCGTTCACCGCGTGTACCACAAGGCTGTGTACAAGGAATACACGGATGCTACCTTCAAGACTTTGAAGACGCGGCCGCAGCAGTGGGAGCATCTTGGGCTGCTCGGGCCCCTGATCCGCGCGGAGGTCGGCGATACAGTTCGTGTGACCTTCAAAAACAACACACACCTGTCGGTAACCATGCATCCGCACGGGCTGGAGTACAAGAAAGATGCAGAGGGCGCACTTTATCAGGACGGAACGCCACAGTCGGCAAAAGCCGATGACAAGATCACTCCGGGTGGGACTTATGTATACCTATGGACAGTCCCGGAGAGCAGTGGCCCGGCAGAGATGGATGGAAGCTCCGTACTGTGGATGTACCATTCGCACTTTGTTGAATCGACAGACATCAACACTGGGCTGGTTGGTCCTATTATCGTGACGGCACGTGGAAAAGCTCGCCCGGATGGCTCTCCTAAGGATGTAGACCGGGAGTTCATCACAGATTTCTCCATCTTCGATGAGACGAATAGCTGGTTCTCTGAGAAGAACACCTCAAGACAGCCCAACTTTCGGAACTCAGCCAACGACCCCGTTTTTCTCAAACAGAACACGCTCTACAGCATCAACGGCTATATCGAAGCGAATATGCCGTTAGTGACGATGCGAAAAGGTGAACGGGTGCGATGGTATCTACTCTCCAACAGCAATGAAAACGACATTCACATGGCTCACTGGCATGGGAATACTGTTGTCTGGAACAAAATGCGAATGGACTCCGTTTTTCTTGGTCCGATGGCCATGGCAATCGCCGACATGGTTCCTGCCAATGAAGGGATTTGGCTCTTTCACTGCCATGTCGGCGAGCATTTTCTGGGTGGGATGGTCGGGCGATATCAGGTTCTTCCGTAAGACTGCTAACCGATGTTAGTTTCCGTCAACTATATGCAGGCTCTTGCACATGCAACAGGCTGATGCAGTCGAGATGCCACATGGGACGAACGGCGCTCCGTTGAAATTGACAGCTATTTCGAAATACGACAAGACCCTTACAAAAACGGGCTGGCCATTGAATTGCTTAGTGAATACCCGAACACCTTAGTTTGAATTGCTTTGCCTTGATGCATAAATGCAAAGCCTCACACGTAGGTACTTAAATTATCCACAGTGACTCGATGTGAGTCACGATCGCGGAGTGTTGCCAGAATCGGCTCTGGCCCGCGTAAGGAACAATCATGGTTCGCCAAGTAGCGACAACTTCGGAGATCTCCCCACCCTACTTTTGCGAAGTCCGCGGATGGTATGCGGTCTATACCTATCCAAAGCATGAAGCTCGGGTGGCAAAGGAACTTAGCTCGAGAGAGATCACTAATTTCCTTCCTACGTTCGTGACGACCAGCCGCTGGAAGGACCGCACGGTTCAATTGGCAACACCTTTGTTTCCAGGGTATGTCTTCGCGCAGATCGAACCAGCGGAACGAAGCAAAATTCTGATGACGAATGGTGTCGTACGAATACTTTCGTACAACGGCAAGCCTGCCCTGATTCCAGACTCGGAGATTGATGCCATTAAGCTCTGTCTCCGTACTGGTAGCGCAAGGTCTGTGGTAGGCCCTATCGCCGTCGGCGAGCGCGTCCGCGTCCGATCCGGACCACTTGCAGGTCTCGAAGGCTTCATCTCACGATCTAAGACCTCGCGGTTGCTGCTCGTACCGATCTCGCTGCTCCATCAATCCGTATCAATCGAAGTTGATGCAGAGCTAATCGAAATTTTGCCTCCACTGCTGAAGGTTGGACAAGGTTGACAAGGTGGCGGGCAGATCACTGCTGGCCGAAAAGCGAATAAGGCGATCAAGTCCGAAGTGGAACGACCATCACATGCACTATCAAGCAGAACAAAGGATCGTTGAATGTCTACTCTGAAGTCGTTGTCTGCAAATCCGACGAGGAGGGCCTATGTACAGGAGGGTCGATCCATCGTTTCCAGAAAGAGTGCTCCAGCGCTCATCCTGTCAAGAGAACTCTTTTTGCAAATGTTGCGCGTGGAGCATCGTCGCACGGAACGATCAGGCCGCAATTTCATGCTTCTCCTCATAAGTAGTGTGGACTTCAGGCATGATCTGAAGGAAGTCTTCAGCCAGGGCATCGCTTCGACGGTTGCAAACAGCACCCGTGAGACGGACATCATCGGCTGGTACGAGACTGGCAAGACCTTAGCGATCCTTGCAACAGAAATCGATCATTCCAAGGGGATGGCGATCGTAACGATACTACAGAAGGTCCGTAGCGCTCTTCAGCATGGTATGACGCAAGAGCGGTATGAACGACTTGATCTCTCGTACGAAATCTTTCCCAAGAACGCTGAGGAGCAGTCGAAAAGCCGAGGGGAGATTTCCAGGTTCCCGTTCATTCCGGGGAA
Coding sequences:
- a CDS encoding polysaccharide biosynthesis/export family protein, with product MSEVLDERMIFLAKQRLSMLAALLFAAGTCCDAQNAAIATADSSQPVEASHRAEPSTDSGPTIPSQLFSGETSHFALGIADVIHVSVWKNPELSQSVMIGPDGFVSLPLLGDIHVAGMTADALARMLTTRLSAYVVSAQVTVSVVDIRSRQVFVTGQVGKPGGYALIVPTTILQLIAEAGGLNAFAERKNILILRKNERLKFNYVSAIHGDLKQNIPLQPGDTVIVP
- a CDS encoding acyltransferase → MPQTLEAGPELSALALQSRSAAMPEYSRIANDVILGENVRLFAFVNLYGCSIGDNSKIGAFVEIQKNVTLGRNVKVSSHTFICEGVQIEDDVFIGHNVSFINDRYPRATTASGRSQTEADWQVVGTEVRRGASIGTGSTILCGITIGEDAIVGAGSVVTRSVPPNTIVAGNPARHVRRLERS
- a CDS encoding CpsD/CapB family tyrosine-protein kinase, with protein sequence MSERRVDGMAFPVLGWHDIKLEPARNSKLVYVTEPEGLAVEQYKILRGRLCTMRPKGGVMLVTSPGPGEGKTLTSVNLAWSLAAAGQTTCLVDLDFRAPGVGRTIDYVFEVDGVEDVLLGRRSVAQSLRHFGPASPYILGIVQRRASPGQFLSPALLTPLFDELRTMFQWVILDFAPVIPMADVAEVISAVDGALMVARVKRTSKALVDPALEVLGSKLWGVVVNDSPIDGSSYYGYYGKQSSSKL
- the nusG gene encoding transcription termination/antitermination protein NusG gives rise to the protein MVRQVATTSEISPPYFCEVRGWYAVYTYPKHEARVAKELSSREITNFLPTFVTTSRWKDRTVQLATPLFPGYVFAQIEPAERSKILMTNGVVRILSYNGKPALIPDSEIDAIKLCLRTGSARSVVGPIAVGERVRVRSGPLAGLEGFISRSKTSRLLLVPISLLHQSVSIEVDAELIEILPPLLKVGQG
- a CDS encoding GumC family protein codes for the protein MDHRQASDNPPGLSLGQHMATIKDAGAMLILASSVMAFIGTVGVSLVPNVYRATTTILVDPQKIPERYVSSTVTSDPNGRMNTLSQQVLSTSRLQEIVDKDNLYPQWRATHSREEVLDYMREHTKIELKQSPEPEQGLSSFSIAYEDKDRALVAKIANDLASSFIDWNLKARQQQALGTTQFLSSELEQAKESLEKQEAQLEQFRRGHAGATPDQLGGNIQALSRLQTEEQANLDAISRLDQERIMLTQAKPPEQRDPAALTERGRLMVERRRLETERWNLKRQFTDTYPDVIAVNAQLKALDVRLAGMPEDPVGTASALDPNAELRLSLIDKEMQRRREMEASMSSQGNSYQAKVDSVPVLETQLAELTRNYEASRQNYQSLLDKTFSAGMSEQLERKQQAERFTVLDFAKAPEKPIRPKRLPLFAIVLLAALIIPAGITVGLQILNGTVKSEVELKTMLPFKIPVLGSIPPIDSHFDIRHRRLRSIQLLTVSALTCGLLVIFLLKTRPIL
- a CDS encoding multicopper oxidase domain-containing protein, coding for MSYLGLRYVTMLSLIFASFPAMSVRAHAQMHAHSAPPAVSASQSRDAVATKDVPPGVIRIYFIAAEEVDWDYSPKGKNLAGVPHTENEDDESGGSVHRVYHKAVYKEYTDATFKTLKTRPQQWEHLGLLGPLIRAEVGDTVRVTFKNNTHLSVTMHPHGLEYKKDAEGALYQDGTPQSAKADDKITPGGTYVYLWTVPESSGPAEMDGSSVLWMYHSHFVESTDINTGLVGPIIVTARGKARPDGSPKDVDREFITDFSIFDETNSWFSEKNTSRQPNFRNSANDPVFLKQNTLYSINGYIEANMPLVTMRKGERVRWYLLSNSNENDIHMAHWHGNTVVWNKMRMDSVFLGPMAMAIADMVPANEGIWLFHCHVGEHFLGGMVGRYQVLP
- a CDS encoding Gfo/Idh/MocA family protein codes for the protein MIKFGVIGYGYWGPNLVRNLFEVPQARVVAVSDMRTERLAEVTSRYPSVETTTDVQDLFDNPAIDAIAIATPVSTHFDLALRALRSGKHVMLEKPMTSTSEQARRLIDEAARRNLTLMVDHTFVYTGAVRKMKEIVTSGKLGDILYYDSTRINLGLFQRDVDVIWDLAVHDLAIMDYILPSGPCAVSATGINHQFGGTENLAYITMFFEGNLIAHLNVNWLSPVKVRRTLVGGSKQMIVYDDMEPSEKVKIYDKGITLNSGTDSLYKALVGYRSGDMFAPQLDVSEALKVEIQHFLDCIQTGKEPLTGGQAGLRIVEILECASRSMKQRGKLVELEASDLMLSQGAA
- a CDS encoding DegT/DnrJ/EryC1/StrS family aminotransferase; its protein translation is MKVPFVDLHSLHSGIEDELRSVFERVLRDSTFVLGPEVVRFEQEFAAYTGTTHCIALNSGTAALQLVLASLGVGPGDEVITVAHTFIATAEAITAVGATPVFIDIDPVYYTMDPDLIEAAITPRTRAIIPVDLYGQVAAMSQIIAIADRHGLAVVEDACQAHGAEYNGQKAGSFGVAGCFSFYPGKNLGACGEGGAVTTNDDALARKIRLWRDHGSSKRYEHIFPGLNMRMDGLQGGFLSVKLKHLDRWNDQRREAAATYTHALKDLDVTLPSERSGAHHVYHLYVIQSDNRDLLRQQLTDAGIETGLHYPTPLHLQEAYRSLGYSLGDLPITERLKDRIISLPMYPGLRTEAISHIALELMESCHAC